The genomic DNA CGCCCGTGAGAAGTTCTACGCCGCCCTGCTGGCCACTCGCCCCGGTGAGTGGTCGGACCCGTTAGAAGGCCTTCTGGCCCGTCCCGGGAGTGGCACCAGCGCGCCGCCTGCCGTGGAGCAGGTACCGACGCCTTCTACCCGAGCCGTGGTCAACGACCAGGACCAGCCCGAGAACTGTGCGCCCGGTGCCCTGTCATCGAGGACTGCGCCGAGGCCGGGCGAGCCGAGGAGTACGGGATATGGGGCGGATTGAGTGAACGAGCCCGCCGAGCAATCCGCCCGCCCCGCA from Microthrixaceae bacterium includes the following:
- a CDS encoding WhiB family transcriptional regulator: MVGPVRRPSGPSREWHQRAACRGAGTDAFYPSRGQRPGPARELCARCPVIEDCAEAGRAEEYGIWGGLSERARRAIRPPRTATARTSS